The sequence GCTACTTCGCCGCGGCTGCAGCCATGTCGGCGTGTTCCTTCGCCAGGCCCTCGTATTCCGTTTTTCGCTGGCGCGCTGTCCAAAGCAGTTGGTCGCAGTGCCTGTTCCCTCCGTAGGCTTTTACCATCGCCTCGTGCCGCGTCACGTCGACCGCCGCCGCAGCCGCCTTCGTCTGGTAATATGCGGCGATCGCCTGATGGTCCGCAGGGGTTTTCATCGTCGTGATGCGTTCGACGATGTTGTCGTCCGTTACTGGAGCTGCCTGCGCCCAGACCGCTTGGCTGACGGCGAGCAGGACCGCGACGCCTAAGATTCCAAGGCCATAACGGATGCCCGGCTGGTTACGTGTGTTGTCCATCATGCCTATCTCCTCCTTTGGGTTGTCATCACTGGGCTGAGTCCTTCATTTAGAAGGTCAAGAGGGCGTCCACATTGAACGTCCACTGATTCTGGTCGCCGCTGTTGAACACCGAGCGGTCAGCGTGGTCGTAGCGAATTTCCGGTCGGAACAGCAAGCCGGAGAGGATATTGTCTGTTGGGAACGGCTTGATGGCCACGCCCACCGTGGGCGCATAGTAGTTGGCGCTGACGGGCGCACCGGTGGAGAAGCCATTGGCGGCGTCTTCATACCACTCCAGCCGGGTGTTCAGCGTGAAGTGCGGATCAAACGCGTAGCTGGCGTAGCCCGCCACACCGCCCCACTGCTTGGCCCCGCCCGTTAAGCCGGGGATGTGCGGAGTCTCGACGTAGTCAAAGCCCAAGCCGAGGCTCAATGCGTCAGTGACCTTCTGGGTGACAACCAAGTCCAAGGCGGTCCACCAGTGGCTGTTGTCTTCGGGAGGGAGATTCCGTCCGACGCCCGCCGGGAACTCCGGGCCTTCCGTCATCACGAAAATGATGGACGTCTTGTCGCTGGGCGCAAAGGTCACGCGGCCCAAGAAGTCCAGAACATCGTTGGCGTCGCTCACCGACTGGTTCCAGCCCCGCGTGAAGCCGGCGTCAAGCGTCCACTGGGGGTTCAGCACGTAGGTGAGCAAAGCGCCCGTCTGCGTGCCCGGCTCGGCGTAGAGAAACTGGTAACTATAAGAATAGAGTGCCCTGGACGGATCACCGAAGGCCCCGTAGATGTTGGCGCTGAATTGCTCGAAGCCGGCCAGCTCAATCCATTTGCCTACGCGGAGTCGCACCGGCAAGGCGGGGAAGGTCACGTCCGCATAGGCTTGGAGAAGGTCCCATTGATTGCGACCCGTCTGCGTATCCATCATCCCATTCGAGTGGATGAACGCAGCATCCGCACCGTAGATGCCTTCCACGCGGAAGCCCACGTCAAACGTCTTCTTGGTCGGATCGACCGTGCGCTCGGCATTCAAACTGATCTTGTCAAGGATAGCCGTGTGTCTGAAGCTGTTAAACCCGATGAAGGTTGGGCCATCGTGACTGCCCGGCGCGGTGAAGTCATACATGTAACCGCCTTCGACATAGCCGTAGAGGTTGATCCCGGCCTTATTCAAAGGTTCGGCCATTCCCGCCTTGCCCAAAGTGCTCATCAACAGCCCAGGCGACGGCGCGGTCGCAGGCGGCGGTTCAGTCGCTGATGGTTCATCTGCTCGCGCCGCATGCCCCAGCGCCCCCAGAGCCAGCACCGCCACCAGCACACGTCCGAATCTCTGCATTGCCCCCATGATGTCTCCCGTCCTTTCTCTCAGCAGAAAATGAATCCCGTCCCTGTCTGTTTCGGATCGCGACATGTCGCGACCGCGACCACCTGACCCAACACGCCCCGGCTCGCCACACCCAGCCTGAATCAGAAGGAGCGGACGCCTAGACGAACCCTACCGAGCCAGGCAGGGCGACACGCTCACGCCGCCGGCGCACCGTAGTGTGCCCGCAGCTCCAAGTTGACCTCCAGCACATTGATCAGCTTCGGTCCGAAGAGCCCTCCGCCCGGCGCAGCCGCCCTTTGCTCAAGGATGCTTTGGATTTCGTGGCGGATGGCGGACGGATCGCGATTCGTGTCTTTCGCCCATGCGCCAGCCACCCGATCGAGTTGATAGAGAGCGTTGTCGAGGGTGATGTGCGGATCCAGACCTGAGCCGGAGG comes from Candidatus Binatia bacterium and encodes:
- a CDS encoding outer membrane beta-barrel protein, encoding MQRFGRVLVAVLALGALGHAARADEPSATEPPPATAPSPGLLMSTLGKAGMAEPLNKAGINLYGYVEGGYMYDFTAPGSHDGPTFIGFNSFRHTAILDKISLNAERTVDPTKKTFDVGFRVEGIYGADAAFIHSNGMMDTQTGRNQWDLLQAYADVTFPALPVRLRVGKWIELAGFEQFSANIYGAFGDPSRALYSYSYQFLYAEPGTQTGALLTYVLNPQWTLDAGFTRGWNQSVSDANDVLDFLGRVTFAPSDKTSIIFVMTEGPEFPAGVGRNLPPEDNSHWWTALDLVVTQKVTDALSLGLGFDYVETPHIPGLTGGAKQWGGVAGYASYAFDPHFTLNTRLEWYEDAANGFSTGAPVSANYYAPTVGVAIKPFPTDNILSGLLFRPEIRYDHADRSVFNSGDQNQWTFNVDALLTF